The DNA window ATCCAGGAGCGGAAGTAGCTCATGGGCGACCGGGTAATGTCGCCTTCGATGATCGACCGGTACTCGACGGCAAAAGGCTCATCGCCGCGCACATCCGGGATGACCACGTGCTCGCCGCTCCATAGCCGCCGCCAGATCCTCGTCTCATAGAAGCGCGGCGCGCTCAGGCCACCGGGACCTGCTGCCGGCGGGCGGCGGGTCGCGACCTGCCTCGGACCCTCATCCGTGACGAGCTGGATTGCCGCGCCCGTATACGGGATGAGCTCGCCGAGCCTGTCCAGCGCCGTCTCATACAGCTGGCGCAGGTCCAGCGTCGATGTCACGGCGCGGGACATCTCCAGTATGGTCTGCAGGTCCCTGGCCCGGCGCTGGCTCTCCTCATAGAGCCGCGAGTTCATGCGGATGAACGTGCCGGCGAACCAGGCCACCGCCCATGTACCGCTGGTAGCCGCTACGTCGGTTGCGGACCAATCACCGCGGCTGGTCGCGAAAAAGCCAACAAGACCGGCCGCGACCACGCCGGCGACGAGGCCGGTGCCGCGGCCGCTGGACACCGAGGCCGCCCCGTATACCGAAACCAGGGACCCAAAGGTCCCCGCCTGGACCACCTCGTAGCCCATGGCGGCGTGGGCGACGAGGGCGGCATTGACAAAGGCGAGCACGCCCATCGGCGAAAGTCGCCGGAGGGCGAGAGGAAGCGTCTGGCCGAGGACCAGGACGGCGCCCAGAAGGTCGTCGCTGCGAAAGTCAGCCGTACCGTCAGAGCGGCCGAGGATGGTGGCCAGCCCCGCCGCGCCCAGGACGAGCGCCAGCAGCGCGTCGAAGAGCCTCGGGTCGACTTCGCGGACGAACCTGATGAGGCGCCGGGCCCGGCGCGCCGCCGGTGCGATCGGCGGTTCGTCGGCGGCGCTGGCCTGCTGCCGGGCCATCTTTAACCGCCGGCGAGGGTAACGAGGCCGCGCTGGGCGGCGTAGAGCGCGGCCTGCGTCCGGCTCTGGACGCCGAGCTTACCGAGGATATTCGAGACGTGTGTCTTGACCGTTTTCTCGCCGATGACGAGCTCAGCGGCGATCTCCTTGTTGGCCTTGCCCTGAGCAACCAGCTTCAGCACCTCGGTCTCGCGCTCCGTCAACGCCTGGGCGCTGTCCGGAGTCCGGACCTCACGCATCAGTCGCGCCGCGGCCTGCGGTGAGAGCTGCACCTGGCCGGCTGCCGCCGCCTTGATCGCCCGGCAGAGCTCCTCCGACTGGGTGTCCTTGAGCAGGTAGCCTATCGCCCCGGCCTTGACCGCCCCGACAACGGAGGCGTCTTCCAGGACACTGGTCAAGGCGATCACCTCCGTGTCCGGGAAGTCGCGGCGGATCTCCTGCGTAGCGGTAATGCCGTCCATCACCGGCATGAGGAGGTCCATCAGGACCACATCGGGGTTGAGGCGCTTCGTCAGGGCTACGGCCTCGGCGCCGTTCTCCGCTTCGCCTACGACGTCGAACTCCGGGTCAAGCGAGAGGAACATCTTGAGTCCCTGACGGACCACGCTGTGGTCGTCCGCCAGGACGATTCGGATTGTCACGACGCCTCCTTTGGCGGGCGCTGCAACTCTAACAAATCGTTACCTGGGCCGCCTCCGTCTTAAGGCGGACACGGCCTTCCGTCCAAGGGGTAGCCCTGAGCCCACCCAAGGCTCGATTCCTCCGCCTCCGGACGCATCGACACTGAGATGGTGAAACCGATCGACGTGCTCCTGGTGGATGACGAGGCGAGGGTGCGGCGGGGCCTGCGGATGCTCTTCGACCTCGAGCCCGATGTGCGGGTCGTCGGCGAAGCGGCTGACGGAGTCACCGCGGTCCAGCTTGCGCGTCAACTGCAGCCGGACGTGGTCGTCATGGACATCGAGATGGCCGGCGGCGACGGCCTCACGGCCACGTTCTCGCTGGCGCGAGAGCGGACCGCCGTAGTCGTCCTCACGATCCACGACTCGGAGCGAGTGCGACGAATGGCAGCGCGGGCCGGGGCAGCGGCCTTCGTGAGTAAGCACGAGGGCGGCGCCCGCCTCCTCGAGGTCATCCGCAGCGTCGCCGCACCCAGAGAGGACACGCCATGAGCGAGACGTGACGGGAGGTGTAACCACGACTGACAGACACGAGAGAGGACGGACATGAATTCCACTAACGGGAACGGCAAAGACAGAAGCAAGGCTGGGAGAAAGGAAACGAACATGCCAGGTATCTTCTCGCCCGAAGGGTTGGCCCGGTTCTCCGCCAGGCGCCCCTGGGTCGTGGGCGGGCTCTGGGTGCTGCTCATCCTCGCCGCGTTCGCCGGCGCAGGCATGATGCGCATCGACGACAGCGACGTCGAGAACAAAGACTACGAATCGGAACGTGTCCGCGCCGCGCTGGAAACGGCCCGCGGCGAAGAGCCGGCGGCCGAGAACATCATCGTGGTGTCGGAGTCCAGGACGGTGGACTCGCCCGAGTTCCGAGACTTCGTCACGAAGCTGACGGCCGAGGTCCGCCACACGGCCGGCGTAGCCGAGGCGACTGACTACTACGAGAGCGGCGAGGCGCGGCTGGTCTCGCCGGACCGCCGGAAGACCGTAATCACCGCCACCCTCGAGGGCGACCCCGATGACGCCCGCGAGACGGTCGGACCGCTGCTGGA is part of the Dehalococcoidia bacterium genome and encodes:
- a CDS encoding response regulator transcription factor; this encodes MKPIDVLLVDDEARVRRGLRMLFDLEPDVRVVGEAADGVTAVQLARQLQPDVVVMDIEMAGGDGLTATFSLARERTAVVVLTIHDSERVRRMAARAGAAAFVSKHEGGARLLEVIRSVAAPREDTP
- a CDS encoding response regulator transcription factor; translated protein: MTIRIVLADDHSVVRQGLKMFLSLDPEFDVVGEAENGAEAVALTKRLNPDVVLMDLLMPVMDGITATQEIRRDFPDTEVIALTSVLEDASVVGAVKAGAIGYLLKDTQSEELCRAIKAAAAGQVQLSPQAAARLMREVRTPDSAQALTERETEVLKLVAQGKANKEIAAELVIGEKTVKTHVSNILGKLGVQSRTQAALYAAQRGLVTLAGG
- a CDS encoding GAF domain-containing protein — its product is MARQQASAADEPPIAPAARRARRLIRFVREVDPRLFDALLALVLGAAGLATILGRSDGTADFRSDDLLGAVLVLGQTLPLALRRLSPMGVLAFVNAALVAHAAMGYEVVQAGTFGSLVSVYGAASVSSGRGTGLVAGVVAAGLVGFFATSRGDWSATDVAATSGTWAVAWFAGTFIRMNSRLYEESQRRARDLQTILEMSRAVTSTLDLRQLYETALDRLGELIPYTGAAIQLVTDEGPRQVATRRPPAAGPGGLSAPRFYETRIWRRLWSGEHVVIPDVRGDEPFAVEYRSIIEGDITRSPMSYFRSWMAVPLMLKDRSLGSLSLVHAEPGFFRPEHVELASTV